CGCTTTGACGATCTTGGCACGCAGTTGAGCCATAGTCTCAAGCGCGAACTGCGCATCAATGACAATGATCCACTGTCAGCATCCTATGTGCTGACGCAGGCTTATCAGATGGGTCGCGAAGGCTGGATGATCGATATCGATAGCACTACCAAGATGCATTCCGACGCCGAAAACTTCTATATTTCCGGCGTTCTGACGGCGAAGGAAAATGGCGAATCGGTTGTCACCCGCGAATGGAACCAGACCATCCCGCGCGATCATCTCTAATCGATTGCAAACGAGCCAAACAAAAATACCCTCGCGTTTGGCTGCGGGGGTGTTTTTTTATCTCGTATTCAAAAAGCGGCTGTATTTTTATGCAGCCGCTTTTCGCTTCTTCATTAATGCGAAGGCTGATCTCGCACCGCTGAAACATCGGTTGCGGAAACTGCACCTGCTTTGTTGCCCCAAGCAGAACGAACGAAAGTTGCAAGCTCTGCGACTTCCTCATTTGACAAGCGGTCGGCATAACCCTGCATCACCAGACGCATTGGACGCTTTTCGGTCGAAGGCACTTCTGCACCATGCAGAATGATCGAGATCAGAGGCTTTACTTCCGAACCCGTGACCAGATCATTGTTTGCCAATTCCGGGAAGATTCCAGGAGCGCCCTTGCCCGTCACAAAGTGACAAGCTGCACAGTTGTCAATGTAGAGGCGTGCGCCGACTGGTATATTCGGAGAGGCTTCGGTCAGCATCTTTGCAGTCTCTTCACCAGCAGCATCGGCAGGAGCTGCAGGCAATGCTGTCGGAACCTTCTCGGCAAAGTTCTGTGGAACTTCAACCGCTGCACCGTCGATCCCCTTAAGGAAAGCAGCGATCGCCAGATTGTCGGCATCGGTCAGATGCTGAAGGGAATGTTCGACAACAAGCCCCATTTCGCCATTTGCAGTTGAATGTGCATTGCGACCGGTTGCGAGATACGAAGCCATTTCCTCGACGGACCATTTCTGAGGCGCCGACTGTGGGCCACGCAACGAAGGTGCATTCCAACCATCGACCACGCCACCCGTAAGGAAGGCCTTGTCGCCAGCCTGAATACCGTCCTGCGCCATCAGGATGTTACGTGGGCTGTGGCAGGCTGCGCAGTGTGCCGGACCTTCGACAAGA
The genomic region above belongs to Ochrobactrum quorumnocens and contains:
- a CDS encoding cytochrome c; its protein translation is MKTFLRIIGVLVVLGVIAFLAFLFVPVQLTKATKELAADWKPAKGQGEYVMYASDCMACHTAEGGKSFAGGRQIASPMGTIWTTNITPDKETGIGDWTLDQFRAALYDGIRADGAHLYPAMPYENYRKLTEEDVRALYDYFMHEVEPVKNEVQQTELGFPFNMRFGIRAWNWLALNHKAGFTPAGKNEVQERGQYLVEGPAHCAACHSPRNILMAQDGIQAGDKAFLTGGVVDGWNAPSLRGPQSAPQKWSVEEMASYLATGRNAHSTANGEMGLVVEHSLQHLTDADNLAIAAFLKGIDGAAVEVPQNFAEKVPTALPAAPADAAGEETAKMLTEASPNIPVGARLYIDNCAACHFVTGKGAPGIFPELANNDLVTGSEVKPLISIILHGAEVPSTEKRPMRLVMQGYADRLSNEEVAELATFVRSAWGNKAGAVSATDVSAVRDQPSH